The Micromonospora sp. M71_S20 genome has a window encoding:
- a CDS encoding TcmI family type II polyketide cyclase, giving the protein MSRLLIVSRIIPGAEGRVAQIFAESDATELPALTGVRHRSLYCLHDLCVHLMETADVAPDALADARNHPLYRQVNERLSAHTTPYLPTWRSPRDAIAGCFYRWDAADAAASSQPAG; this is encoded by the coding sequence ATGAGCCGTCTTCTGATCGTCAGCAGGATCATCCCGGGCGCGGAGGGACGGGTGGCGCAGATCTTCGCCGAGTCCGACGCGACCGAACTGCCCGCCCTCACCGGGGTCCGGCACCGGTCCCTGTACTGCCTGCACGACCTGTGCGTACACCTGATGGAGACCGCCGACGTGGCCCCGGACGCGTTGGCCGACGCCCGCAACCACCCGCTCTACCGCCAGGTCAACGAGCGGCTGTCCGCGCACACCACGCCGTACCTGCCGACCTGGCGCTCGCCGCGCGACGCGATCGCGGGCTGCTTCTACCGGTGGGACGCCGCCGACGCGGCGGCGTCGTCGCAGCCGGCCGGCTGA
- a CDS encoding NAD(P)/FAD-dependent oxidoreductase: MSSRPPHVLIVGAGTGGLCLAHGLRRAGISVAVYERYRTRGEGLLGYRVGIGPTGSRALRECLPPALFDVYLATCARSPRYFNVITQGMRRTASFTLRPDTDPVDTERSVARMTLRQVLLTGMEDVVHFDKAFTRYDQRDDGTVTAHFADGSTATGDLLVAADGTHSAVRRQYLPHAVTRDAGTTNIATRIPLTPHTRGLLPERIEQGISLIFGTGGMMGVLHVMEFKWDRDGALKPGVDPADAELLRGWPGLRHDNTRDNINLVVWSTARRFPPDVMQLRGEDLVLLALRLTRNWHPNLRELLARSDPGSALPIKVATSEPVPPWKSSTVTLLGDAIHTMTPGRGVGANTALRDAALLCRQLRLAATGDKTLLQAVADYEAAMVPYGFARVADSLNRSGTSGDDRMYKPVVGRLALLGARGYFGVTSRVPRLARRFVDDFYSYRGEED, encoded by the coding sequence ATGTCCTCCAGACCACCCCACGTCCTGATCGTCGGGGCCGGCACGGGCGGGCTGTGCCTGGCGCACGGCCTGCGCCGGGCCGGGATCAGCGTCGCCGTCTACGAGCGGTACCGCACCCGCGGCGAAGGGCTGCTCGGCTACCGGGTCGGCATCGGGCCGACCGGCAGCCGCGCGCTGCGCGAGTGCCTGCCGCCCGCCCTGTTCGACGTCTACCTCGCCACCTGCGCCCGCTCCCCCCGCTACTTCAACGTCATCACCCAGGGCATGCGGCGCACGGCCTCGTTCACGCTCCGGCCGGACACCGACCCGGTGGACACCGAACGGTCCGTCGCCCGGATGACCCTGCGCCAGGTCCTGCTCACGGGCATGGAGGACGTCGTCCACTTCGACAAGGCCTTCACCCGGTACGACCAACGCGACGACGGCACCGTGACCGCGCACTTCGCCGACGGCAGCACCGCCACCGGTGACCTGCTCGTCGCCGCGGACGGCACGCACTCGGCGGTACGCCGCCAGTACCTGCCGCACGCGGTCACCCGCGACGCCGGCACCACCAACATCGCCACCCGGATCCCGCTGACCCCGCACACCCGGGGGCTGCTGCCCGAGCGGATCGAACAGGGCATCTCGCTGATCTTCGGCACCGGCGGGATGATGGGCGTGCTGCACGTGATGGAGTTCAAGTGGGACCGCGACGGCGCGCTCAAACCCGGCGTCGATCCCGCCGACGCCGAGCTGCTGCGCGGCTGGCCGGGGCTGCGCCACGACAACACCCGCGACAACATCAACCTGGTCGTCTGGAGCACGGCCCGCCGGTTCCCGCCCGACGTCATGCAGCTGCGCGGCGAGGACCTGGTCCTGCTCGCCCTGCGGCTCACCCGCAACTGGCACCCCAATCTGCGCGAACTGCTCGCCCGCAGCGACCCGGGCAGCGCCCTGCCCATCAAGGTGGCCACCAGCGAGCCGGTGCCGCCCTGGAAGAGCAGCACCGTCACCCTGCTCGGCGACGCCATCCACACGATGACGCCGGGACGCGGGGTGGGCGCCAACACGGCCCTACGCGACGCCGCCCTGCTCTGCCGCCAACTGCGGCTGGCCGCCACCGGCGACAAGACGCTGCTCCAGGCGGTGGCCGACTACGAGGCCGCGATGGTGCCGTACGGGTTCGCCCGGGTCGCCGACTCGCTCAACCGCAGCGGCACCAGTGGGGACGACCGGATGTACAAGCCGGTCGTCGGCCGGCTCGCGCTGCTCGGCGCGCGGGGCTACTTCGGCGTCACCAGCCGGGTACCCCGCCTGGCGCGCCGGTTCGTCGACGACTTCTACAGCTACCGGGGCGAGGAGGACTGA
- a CDS encoding helix-hairpin-helix domain-containing protein, whose translation MAWSFGHWLILIVALVVGLAGGWFWRGRQDAAAATHGSPMVDGDPVAGMTAVVVDPPPVATLDEARPEVTVDPAPDAVADRVPAAPGADADPRSTDAPPATVVAADASRADDVDPAEMALTGDPVPAPDTDPVPSDTAAARPEHEVVLPVAAEVTGPVDRRPAEEPVPAAAGPTEPESNAVAPTEPSTTPAPTADGPTEPTLAPVPATVSPVEPEPAAATAVEPATPATEPATAGAAVEPATAGGAPVGPESTPADAPVEPVVVPAPRGEVDTPAATDSDAADDFRRIQGVGPKMAAALQAAGIRTYRQLAELDEAALRETIRAAGLRAAPSLATWPQQAKVLAGAPQEAAAALPTPVGGTDA comes from the coding sequence GTGGCGTGGTCTTTCGGGCACTGGCTGATACTGATCGTGGCTCTGGTGGTGGGTCTGGCGGGCGGCTGGTTCTGGCGCGGCCGGCAGGACGCGGCGGCCGCCACCCACGGCTCCCCCATGGTGGACGGTGACCCGGTCGCCGGCATGACCGCCGTGGTGGTCGACCCGCCTCCCGTCGCCACCCTGGACGAAGCGCGCCCCGAGGTGACCGTGGACCCCGCGCCGGACGCGGTCGCCGACCGCGTCCCCGCCGCGCCCGGGGCCGACGCCGACCCGCGCAGCACCGACGCCCCGCCGGCCACGGTCGTCGCGGCCGACGCGTCCCGGGCCGACGACGTCGACCCGGCGGAGATGGCGCTGACCGGCGACCCGGTGCCGGCGCCCGACACCGACCCCGTGCCGTCCGACACCGCCGCCGCCCGACCGGAGCACGAGGTCGTGCTGCCGGTGGCCGCCGAGGTGACCGGCCCCGTCGACCGCCGGCCGGCGGAGGAGCCCGTCCCGGCCGCCGCCGGCCCGACCGAGCCGGAGTCGAACGCCGTCGCCCCGACCGAGCCCTCCACCACGCCCGCGCCCACCGCCGACGGCCCGACCGAGCCGACGCTCGCGCCCGTTCCCGCGACCGTCTCCCCCGTCGAGCCGGAGCCGGCCGCCGCCACCGCGGTCGAGCCGGCCACGCCCGCCACCGAGCCGGCCACGGCCGGCGCCGCGGTCGAGCCGGCCACGGCCGGCGGCGCACCCGTCGGGCCCGAGTCGACGCCGGCCGACGCGCCGGTTGAGCCGGTGGTCGTTCCGGCGCCGCGCGGCGAGGTGGACACCCCGGCCGCGACCGACTCCGACGCCGCCGACGACTTCCGCCGGATCCAGGGCGTGGGCCCGAAGATGGCCGCGGCGTTGCAGGCGGCCGGCATCCGGACGTACCGACAGCTGGCGGAGCTGGACGAGGCCGCCCTGCGGGAGACGATCCGGGCGGCCGGGCTGCGGGCCGCGCCGAGCCTGGCGACCTGGCCGCAGCAGGCGAAGGTGCTCGCCGGCGCTCCGCAGGAGGCGGCCGCCGCCCTGCCGACCCCGGTGGGCGGCACCGACGCCTGA